A region of the Rhizobium binae genome:
AAACCGAGAAGCTGCTGAACAACGACAGCAGCATGATCGAGCGCGGCAGTTCAAGCCTGAAAACAAGAAGGTAGGCCGAGGCGGCCGCGATCGTCAGCGCGACGATTTTCAGGACGACGGGTGAGCCGACGACAAGATGACCGGCACGCAACAGGATATACCAGAGAGCCGGATGACCTTCACCATGCATCTGGCGAAGCATATCGATGAAACTCTCTCCCTGCAGGGCGAGCGACAAGGCGCGAACCTCGTCGCGCCACACGGTTTCCGACCAGCAAAGCGCGGATGCCAGCGCAAACCACACCAAATAGATCAACGTCTTGCCGAGCGTTGTTGATCGAGGTTCATCGATTTTAGAGACAATAACAGCCAACGGAAGCAACCCGGTCATCGAAAAATGCAGTGACCATAGCGGCGCCCCGATAATTTGACGTTAAGGTGAAATACCCTCGCCGGAGTGATGCGTCCATGTCGGTTCGGCTTATATCGATCCGTCCTTGCTTCTGAACCGACCAACCATGGGAGTTGAGAGATGAGAAAGCTTGTAACTGCGGCCTTCGTGAGCCTCGACGGCGTTATGCAGGCTCCCGGCGGGCCTGAGGAAGATCCGACCGGCGGCTTCAACCTCGGCGGCTGGACCGTCAATTACTGGGACGAGGCGATGGGCGGGTTCGTGAATGGGATCTTTACCGATCCCTTCGCTCTGCTGCTTGGCCGCAAGACCTACGAGATTTTCGCCGCTCACTGGCCCTTCGTCGGCCAAGACGACCCCATCGGAAAGGCCTTCAATGCCGCGACCAAATATGTCGCGACCACATCGCAAGAGCCGTTCACCTGGGAAAATTCCGTTCCGCTGCGGGGCGATGTCACCGCGCAAATCGCCCGGCTGAAGCAGGAGGACGGCCCCATCCTGCTGACGCAGGGCAGCAGCGGCCTGCTGCAAACCCTGCTGGCGCACGACCTGATCGACGAACTCCGGCTCCTGACCTTCCCGCTCATCCTCGGCCCCGGCAAGCGGCTGTTCGGCACGGGTGCCACACCGGAAGCGCTGAGGCTTACAGCCAACTCAGTATCGACGACGGGCGTCATCATGAGCGTCTACGAGCGCGCCGGCGAGGTCAAACCCGGCAGCTTCGCGATGCAGGAGCCCTCGCAGGCCGAACTGGCGCGCCGGGAGCGGATGAAGCGCGAGGGGTAAGCCGGGGCGCTCACGCGCCCTCGGCGCGGTTCTTCTCGTCGCACTCGAGCAGATAGATATCCTCGGCGAGGTCCTCCATCTTCTTCAAAAGGGCGGTATGCGCATCGCGAAGACCCTGATTGTAGTAGTGAGCGCCGATCTCTTCGGCGAAGAAGTCGAGCAGAAACTCGGCCGGCAGAGCGCCGATCGGCTGATCGAGCTCCGTTTCGAAATAGCGGCGGATGCGCGAGACGATCGCCGCTTTCGCGTCCCTGGAAAATTCGATCTTCTTCATGGGCACCTCTCCGCCGGTTGCCTTCAGCACGTCGATGCTTCAGCGAAATCGATTGATCAATCAACGAAATTCAATTGCCGTTGCAGATCGCAGACCATAAGGGAAAACGGAATTTCCAACAGGATCATCCACATGAATCGCGCCGACTTTATTGAAGGTTTGCGGGGCGGCTCCGCCGTTGCGCTGGCGTCGGCGCCGTTCGGCGCGCTGTTCGGAGCGCTCGCCGTCGAAAACGGCATGTCGCTTTCCGAAGCCGCCTTCATGAGCGCCACCGTCTATGCCGGCGCCAGCCAGATGGTCGGCATCGAGCTCTTCGGCCACAATGTCCACGCCTGGCTGATCGTGCTGTCGATCCTCGCCGTCAATTTTCGCCACGTGCTCTACTCGGCGGCACTCGCCCGCTATATCGGCCATTTCACGCCGTTGCAAAAATTCTTCACCTTCTTCCTGCTTGTCGACCCGCAATTTGCCGAAGCGGTGAAGCGCAGCGAGGCCGGCAAACCGCTGACCTTCGGCTGGTATTTGGGCTTCGGCATCATCATCTACATTCCCTGGGTGCTGATCAGCGTCGCCGGCGGTCTGCTCGGCGGCTTCATCGGCGATCCCAAGGCGATCGGCCTCGATATCCTGCTGCCGGCCTATTTCCTCGGCATCGTTCTCGGCTTCCGCAAGCGCGACAATTTCCTGCTCGTCGCACTCGTCAGCGCGGTGGCTTCCGTCCTCGCTTATCGTTATGTCGGCTCGCCCTGGCATGTGAGCCTCGGTGCGGCAGTCGGCATCGTGCTTGCCGCGCTGCTGCCGCTGCCGCGCCAGGCGCCGGATCTCCAAGCCGACGCCCTTCAATCCGAAGTGCACGAGGTCTGAGTCATGGAATTCGATCTTCACATGGCGCTCGTCATCCTCGCCGCCGCGGCCGCGACCTTCGCCACACGCATCGGGGGCTACATTCTCATCACGCGGATGAAGAGCATTCCGCCGCGCATGGAGGCGGCGCTGAATGCCGTGCCGGCCGCCGTGCTGACGACACTGGTCGCACCTGCCTT
Encoded here:
- a CDS encoding AzlD family protein, whose protein sequence is MEFDLHMALVILAAAAATFATRIGGYILITRMKSIPPRMEAALNAVPAAVLTTLVAPAFFIGGWDSKLALAVALFVGLRFTHTWMLVAAWMIVMIWRHSAGV
- a CDS encoding AzlC family ABC transporter permease, with amino-acid sequence MNRADFIEGLRGGSAVALASAPFGALFGALAVENGMSLSEAAFMSATVYAGASQMVGIELFGHNVHAWLIVLSILAVNFRHVLYSAALARYIGHFTPLQKFFTFFLLVDPQFAEAVKRSEAGKPLTFGWYLGFGIIIYIPWVLISVAGGLLGGFIGDPKAIGLDILLPAYFLGIVLGFRKRDNFLLVALVSAVASVLAYRYVGSPWHVSLGAAVGIVLAALLPLPRQAPDLQADALQSEVHEV
- a CDS encoding DUF2164 domain-containing protein — its product is MKKIEFSRDAKAAIVSRIRRYFETELDQPIGALPAEFLLDFFAEEIGAHYYNQGLRDAHTALLKKMEDLAEDIYLLECDEKNRAEGA
- a CDS encoding dihydrofolate reductase family protein, with the protein product MRKLVTAAFVSLDGVMQAPGGPEEDPTGGFNLGGWTVNYWDEAMGGFVNGIFTDPFALLLGRKTYEIFAAHWPFVGQDDPIGKAFNAATKYVATTSQEPFTWENSVPLRGDVTAQIARLKQEDGPILLTQGSSGLLQTLLAHDLIDELRLLTFPLILGPGKRLFGTGATPEALRLTANSVSTTGVIMSVYERAGEVKPGSFAMQEPSQAELARRERMKREG